TTGCCCCCGGAATAGCTATGCCGCATGCACGTCCCGAACAGGGGGCGCTTAAATTGGGATACGGCTTGGTGTGTTTGAAAAAACCCGTTTTTTTCGGTCATAAGGTAAACGATCCGGTTGACATCATTTTATGTATTGCGGCTCCTGATAAAAAGGCGCTGAACGAACAGGCGATTATCGAAGTAATGACACTCTTTGACAATGACAAAGCTTTGTCCGGTTTGCGGAATGCGAAAACTGAAAGCGATCTGCAAAAAATCTTTCGCATAAGTGAGGAGGAAAATACA
This Treponema socranskii subsp. buccale DNA region includes the following protein-coding sequences:
- a CDS encoding PTS sugar transporter subunit IIA, with translation MLSDFILRHKTFLLQAEADTWQDAVKKSADLLIDSGCALPAYYEAILDAVKEFGPYFVIAPGIAMPHARPEQGALKLGYGLVCLKKPVFFGHKVNDPVDIILCIAAPDKKALNEQAIIEVMTLFDNDKALSGLRNAKTESDLQKIFRISEEENT